A window from Argopecten irradians isolate NY chromosome 3, Ai_NY, whole genome shotgun sequence encodes these proteins:
- the LOC138317263 gene encoding calmodulin-like, giving the protein MEHLSQEQIDEFKEAFKLFDRDGDGTVDVDELGTVMKSLGQEPTEQEVRDMINEVDNDQSGSIEFPEFLQLMAKKMNDTDTEQEIKDAFKVFDSNARGYITASELKDIMTTLGEKLTDEETDEMIKYSHADMDGHINYVEFVRLMTAP; this is encoded by the exons aTGGAACATCTCTCACAGGAGCAAATAGACG AATTTAAAGAGGCTTTTAAGCTGTTTGACCGTGATGGCGACGGGACGGTGGATGTGGACGAGTTGGGGACGGTAATGAAATCCTTAGGACAGGAACCGACGGAACAGGAAGTCAGGGACATGATCAACGAAGTGGATAATGATC AGAGCGGTTCCATTGAGTTTCCGGAGTTCTTACAGCTTATGGCAAAGAAAATGAATGACACTGATACTGAGCAGGAAATCAAAGATGCATTCAAAGTGTTTGATTCGAACGCTAGAGGATACATTACGGCGAGTGAGCTAAAGGACATCATGACAACTTTAGGTGAGAAACTAACGGACGAAGAAACGGACGAAATGATCAAGTACTCTCACGCTGATATGGACGGACACATCAACTATGTCG agTTCGTGCGCCTGATGACAGCGCCTTAA
- the LOC138317292 gene encoding uncharacterized protein isoform X2 has product MDELTEEQIAELEAAFSIFDTDDDGCITTDELASVMRSMGGVTTEEELQDMIKEADADGSGDIDLEEFLALMAKKMKDTDSEEDLKQAFKVFDKDNSGFITQIELRTVMTNLGEKMDDEEVEEMIKEADLDGDGKINYSEFVAMMTRS; this is encoded by the exons ATG GATGAATTGACCGAAGAACAGATTGCGG AGCTGGAGGCTGCGTTCAGTATCTTTGATACTGATGATGATGGCTGTATCACCACGGACGAGCTGGCCTCCGTGATGCGGAGTATGGGTGGAGTCACCACAGAGGAAGAACTACAGGACATGATTAAGGAGGCAGACGCAGACG GCAGTGGTGATATCGATTTGGAGGAATTCCTTGCATTGATGGCTAAGAAGATGAAGGACACTGACTCTGAAGAAGACTTAAAACAAGCCTTTAAGGTGTTCGATAAAGATAATAGTGGTTTTATTACTCAGATAGAACTACGGACAGTCATGACAAACCTCGGAGAGAAGATGGACGATGAGGAGGTTGAGGAAATGATCAAAGAGGCAGATTTAGACGGGGATGGAAAAATCAATTACTCAG AATTTGTTGCGATGATGACGAGGTCCTGA
- the LOC138317262 gene encoding calmodulin-like: MSTTSEPADDEIDLSPDQIAEFQEAFSLFDKDGDGTVSAKELGTVMKALGQNPSDAELQEMIKEVDTDGNGTIEFDEFLQMMVKKMKDSDSEQEIKEAFRVFDKDGNGYISGEELRLVMACLGEKLSDEEVEEMISEADLDGDGLINYDEFLAMMSKS; this comes from the exons ATG tCAACGACGTCAGAGCCAGCTGATGATGAAATCGACCTATCCCCGGATCAGATAGCAG AGTTCCAAGAGGCGTTTAGCCTGTTTGATAAAGATGGCGACGGCACAGTTTCCGCCAAAGAACTTGGAACAGTGATGAAGGCTCTCGGGCAGAACCCATCAGACGCAGAGCTACAAGAAATGATAAAAGAAGTAGATACTGATG GTAACGGCACTATTGAATTCGATGAATTCCTACAAATGATGGTGAAGAAAATGAAAGACTCCGATAGCGAACAGGAAATAAAAGAGGCTTTCCGAGTGTTCGATAAGGACGGAAATGGTTATATAAGTGGTGAGGAGCTCCGGCTAGTGATGGCGTGTCTAGGGGAGAAACTGTCGGACGAGGAGGTAGAAGAGATGATTAGCGAGGCAGACCTTGACGGGGACGGTCTCATTAACTATGATG AATTCCTGGCAATGATGTCGAAGAGTTGA
- the LOC138317295 gene encoding calmodulin-like, translating into MDELLNVDLSDKEIAEAFALFDDDGDGTITIKELGGIMRSLGHNPTNDELKEIMLEADVDGNGYIDVEEFKMVIAKKQSEENTEEEIREAFHVFDKDGNGYITRKDIKILLARLGDEMSPDDIDDMIAEADNDGNGRVSIEEFVEIMQRV; encoded by the exons ATG GATGAACTACTAAATGTTGACCTCAGTGACAAAG AAATAGCGGAAGCGTTTGCCCTTTTTGACGATGATGGGGACGGAACCATCACTATTAAGGAGCTCGGCGGGATAATGAGATCACTGGGCCACAACCCCACTAATGACGAACTGAAGGAAATCATGCTGGAGGCGGATGTCGACG GCAACGGCTACATTGATGTTGAGGAATTCAAAATGGTTATAGCAAAGAAACAATCCGAGGAGAACACTGAAGAGGAAATCAGAGAGGCGTTCCATGTGTTCGATAAAGATGGGAATGGTTACATTACGCGCAAAGATATCAAGATACTTCTCGCGAGACTTGGAGACGAGATGTCCCCCGACGACATAGACGACATGATAGCCGAGGCCGACAATGACGGTAACGGCAGAGTCAGCATAGAAG agtTTGTTGAAATAATGCAACGAGTATAG
- the LOC138317292 gene encoding uncharacterized protein isoform X1 gives MAHKDNRVWQARRDELTEEQIAELEAAFSIFDTDDDGCITTDELASVMRSMGGVTTEEELQDMIKEADADGSGDIDLEEFLALMAKKMKDTDSEEDLKQAFKVFDKDNSGFITQIELRTVMTNLGEKMDDEEVEEMIKEADLDGDGKINYSEFVAMMTRS, from the exons ATGGCGCATAAAGATAACCGTGTCTGGCAGGCAAGAAGA GATGAATTGACCGAAGAACAGATTGCGG AGCTGGAGGCTGCGTTCAGTATCTTTGATACTGATGATGATGGCTGTATCACCACGGACGAGCTGGCCTCCGTGATGCGGAGTATGGGTGGAGTCACCACAGAGGAAGAACTACAGGACATGATTAAGGAGGCAGACGCAGACG GCAGTGGTGATATCGATTTGGAGGAATTCCTTGCATTGATGGCTAAGAAGATGAAGGACACTGACTCTGAAGAAGACTTAAAACAAGCCTTTAAGGTGTTCGATAAAGATAATAGTGGTTTTATTACTCAGATAGAACTACGGACAGTCATGACAAACCTCGGAGAGAAGATGGACGATGAGGAGGTTGAGGAAATGATCAAAGAGGCAGATTTAGACGGGGATGGAAAAATCAATTACTCAG AATTTGTTGCGATGATGACGAGGTCCTGA